Part of the Acidobacteriota bacterium genome, CCGCAACACATTGAATCGTAATCGGTTCGGCGGCTTTATGAGCATCCAAAATGGCTTTATTGCGTAGCGTGATTTGGACGATTTTTCGGCGATCACCATCAAAAAGCGGCGTAACCTCTTTATCTTTGCCGTCGCCGATTTTAGTTTGTAAATTCAACTTTTGCATATTTCTTTCCTGACTATTGACATTAAAACCGATGAACGTAATCATCAGAGCAACTCCTAAAACTACAGTTAAAAACAAAATTCTCTTCATTTTTGACAAACCCCCAACCTGCCTCCGAAACTTTATTAAGATTCAGACAGTTGAAAAATACTCGATTAGCCGATCAGATCATTTCCATCTGGTTGAAATCCGAAACCGCGCGCAAAGCGGGCAAAAACTAATCAAACTCATCAGTAAAAACGCAATTCGGTCAATCGCCGGGCCGCAATGGTCGGACCGGGAAAAATCCGTTGTTACCTCAGATGGTCGTATCATGCGGCTTAGCACGCGGCGTCGCCCTTGGGGTGAGGGTAGCGGTCAGACTGGTCTTCGTCGTTGTGGGCATTTAGACAAACAAAGTCCTTTTCGATCAATATTCTGAGTTCGGTTTGTTCGTCCGCAAGAAACGTTCCGGCAAGGCTAACCTCGTCGGAGTTGGCCCAGCTATTGGCGTCGGAGGCAGGTACGCGAACCACGATTATTCCGTCCGCAAAAGAGGCCGAAAAATTACTGTTGGGCGTCTTTTCGAGCAAGTAACCAAAGTCGTTTTTTCCTAGCCCAAACCGCACGTTGTCCCCGATGGTTCCTGTTTGATCAAAAGTCTCGACTTCGGAACGGGCCAACCGAAAACGAAGAGTGTTTTCTCTAATTCGAAGTTTCATGATCCATCCTCAACGCAAGTCTTAGAATAAGGAACGTAACACGAAGCACGGTCGCCGAAATATGATCCAGATCACTTTTTTTGCATATGGCTAACGGATAAGAGTGCGAAGATGCTCAGTCGTTTCGACGAATATTCTTCCGCCGACTATTTTCAGATATCCCTTTTCCGCGAGTTTTCGGATAGTCCGGATCGTGGTCTCGAGCGAAAGCCCTGCCATCTCAGCTATATCTTGCCGTCGATGGGTGATCTTCTTAACTTCGCCGGCATTCATTTCACCCGTAAGCCTCAAAATAATGCTCGCAACACGCTGCTCGGCGGATGGCGTGGCCAAAATCTGAACGGTATCGGCACGGTCACGGAGAATGCCGCACATTCGGTTAAGCACCAGGGAAGAAAATTCGGACGATGATTCCATTAAAGCAAGAAACTCACCCCGCGGGACCATTAGAAGCGAGCTGTTCTCGATTGCAACGGCTGTTGCGGGAAATCGCTTTCCGTCCATCGCCGGCGGAATTGCGAATATCTCGCCAGCCTGAAACGTGCCAATGATGATCTCCTTACCCGCCTCAGGATAGCGAACCATTTTGATCTTTCCAGCCAATATGATCGGCAAAAATGTGGCCGGATCACCCTCGAAAAAAACGTGCTCGCCGCCACCGAACGAACGTCTGCGTCCAATAGCAAAGAGACCTTCTGTTAGTTCGGCACTAAAATGGTCGGATATTTGACTC contains:
- a CDS encoding Crp/Fnr family transcriptional regulator; amino-acid sequence: MSQISDHFSAELTEGLFAIGRRRSFGGGEHVFFEGDPATFLPIILAGKIKMVRYPEAGKEIIIGTFQAGEIFAIPPAMDGKRFPATAVAIENSSLLMVPRGEFLALMESSSEFSSLVLNRMCGILRDRADTVQILATPSAEQRVASIILRLTGEMNAGEVKKITHRRQDIAEMAGLSLETTIRTIRKLAEKGYLKIVGGRIFVETTEHLRTLIR